From the Gorilla gorilla gorilla isolate KB3781 chromosome 22, NHGRI_mGorGor1-v2.1_pri, whole genome shotgun sequence genome, one window contains:
- the LOC109024444 gene encoding mitochondrial transcription rescue factor 1-like, which translates to MAMTSVKLLAVVLRKPDTWIGLWGVLRGTPSSHKLCTSWNRYSTKLRAPNYKRLIHNIFSLKFSGLLISPEYIFPFSIRLKSNKSSNKSTTKSPQKVEDEEDSDEDSDHDEMSEQEEELEDDPTIVKDYQDLEKAVQSFWYDDVLKTGLDIGRNKVEDAFYKGELRLNGEKLWKKNRTVKVGDTLNLLIGDLLDPMYLGDILDLLFGEDKEGGTETVMRILLKKVFED; encoded by the coding sequence ATGGCTATGACTAGTGTCAAATTGCTTGCCGTTGTTTTAAGAAAGCCAGATACCTGGATTGGACTCTGGGGTGTTCTCCGAGGGACACCTTCGTCACACAAACTCTGTACTTCCTGGAATCGATATAGCACTAAGTTACGTGCACCAAATTATAAAAGACTTATCCATAATATTTTCTCACTGAAATTCTCAGGGCTTTTAATATCtccagaatatatttttccattttccataaGACTCAAAAGTAATAAAAGCTCTAATAAATCTACTACAAAGTCACCGCAAAAAGTAGAAGATGAAGAGGACTCTGATGAAGACAGCGATCATGATGAGATGAGTgagcaggaagaggagcttgAGGATGACCCTACGATAGTCAAAGACTATCAAGACCTGGAAAAAGCAGTGCAGTCTTTTTGGTATGACGATGTCCTGAAGACAGGCCTAGATATTGGGAGAAACAAAGTGGAAGATGCATTCTACAAAGGTGAACTCaggctgaatggggaaaagttatgGAAGAAAAACAGAACGGTCAAAGTGGGAGATACACTGAATCTTCTCATTGGAGATCTTCTGGATCCAATGTATCTGGGAGACATATTGGATCTTCTCTTTGGAGAGGATAAAGAAGGAGGAACCGAGACAGTGATGAGGATTCTCCTGAAAAAAGTGTTTGaagactga